ATTCCTATCTTATAAAAAAGCTCTATGTATGCGCACTCGCGCGCTAGGAATATGTTGCATAAAATGCAACCGCGCTCGGCGCGTGAATGTCGCAAGCGACATTCATTTTCATATGCTAATGACCAAGAGTTTGATTATAACAAATATCATGGAGGAATATTATGGCACAAGTAGGAATTGTGATGGGGAGTGATTCTGATATGCCTGTTATGGCCAAGGCCGCAGACATTCTGGATCAGCTTGGTATCTCGTATGAGATGCGTATTATTTCAGCACACAGAGAACCCGATGAGTTCTTTGAGTACGCCAGAACAGCAGAGGAGAAAGGCTTCAAGGTGATCATTGCCGGTGCTGGTATGGCAGCTCACCTTCCGGGAATGTGTGCAGCTATTTTCCCAATGCCGGTCATCGGCATTCCTATGCATACTACCTCTCTCGGTGGTAGAGATTCCCTTTACAGTATAGTTCAGATGCCAACAGGAATTCCTGTTGCAACTGTTGCCATTAATGGCGGTGCAAATGCTGGTATTCTTGCAGCCAAGATACTTGCTACAAGCGATGCAGCACTTTTACAGAAACTTAAAAGTTATACAAACACGCTTAAAGAAAGCGTCATAGAGAAAGACAAGCGCTTACAGGAAACCGGATATAAAAATTATTAATCACTAAGTGATGGAGGAGTTATATTATGGCATTGGATTACAAGAAGGCAGGCGTTGATATTGAGGCAGGCTACAAGTCTGTTGAGCTCATGAAGGAGTACGTTAAGGGAACAATGAGACCTGAGGTACTTGGAGGACTTGGCGGATTTTCAGGAGCTTTTTCCCTCAGCAAGATAAAGGAAATGGAGGATCCGGTTCTTTTATCTGGAACTGATGGAGTAGGAACCAAGATTAAGCTGGCATTCCTTCTTGATAAGCACGACACCATCGGAATTGATGCGGTTGCTATGTGCGTTAATGATGTTGCGTGTGCAGGTGGTGAGCCATTATTCTTCCTGGATTATATTGCATGTGGCAAGAATATTCCTGAGAAGATCGCAGCAATTGTTAAGGGTGTTGCCGAGGGCTGCAAGCAGTCAGATGCAGCACTTATCGGTGGTGAGACAGCTGAGCACCCTGATCTTATGCCGGAGGATGAGTACGATGTTGCAGGCTTTGCTGTTGGCGTTGTTGATCGTAAGGATATGATCGACGGCAGCACTATCAAGGACGGTGATGTACTTATTGGTGTTGCTTCAACAGGCGTTCACAGCAATGGATTTTCACTTGTTCGTAAGGTTTTCGAGATGACCAAGGAGAGTCTTGATACATATTATGACGAACTTGGTGCTACTCTTGGAGAAACTCTTTTAACTCCTACGAGAATCTACGTTAAGATGATGAAATCTATCAAGAATGCAGGTGTAAGGGTTAAGGGCTGCAGCCATATTACCGGCGGTGGTTTCTATGAGAATATTCCCAGAATGCTTCCTGATGGAATTAAGGCAGTTGTTGAGAAAAACAGCTATGATATACCTCCAATCTTTACTCTTATGCAAAAGAAGGGACAGATTGAGGAACACATGATGTACAATACCTATAACATGGGACTTGGTATGGTCCTTGCTGTAGATCCTGCTGATGTTGACAAGACACTTGATGCTATTAAGGCATCTGGTGATAAGGCCTGGGTCGTAGGTAAGTGTGTTTCAGGCGACAAGGGCGTTGAGCTTATTTGAGCTCATCAGTATTGCAAGGGAGCCGGGTTATGAGAATAGCAGTTATGGTTTCTGGAGGTGGAACAAACCTTCAGGCAATTATTGATAACATTAATAGTGGCAAGATCACAAATACTGAAATTTGCCTTGTTTATAGTAATAATTCCAATGCTTATGCCTTAGAGAGGGCCAAGAAAGCCGGAATTCCTACGACAGTGATCAGTCCCAGAGACTATGAGCAGAGAGAGGATTTTAATAAGGCTCTTTTACAGCTTTTACAGGATGTTAATCCGGATCTTATAGTTCTCGCAGGGTGCCTTGTTGTTATTCCTGAGATGATAGTTGAGGCTTTCCCTAACAGGATCATCAACATACATCCATCACTTATCCCGTCCTTCTGCGGTCAGGGATACTATGGGATCAAGGTTCATGAGAAGGCTATCAGCAGAGGCGCAAGAGTTTCCGGAGCTACTGTTCATTTTGTAGATACAGGAACGGATACAGGACCTATTATCTTACAGAAGCCTGTAATGATAAGAGAGGATGATACTCCTGAGACACTTCAGAAGAGGATCATGGAAGAGGCAGAGTGGAAGATCATGCCGATGGCGATAGACCTTATCGCCAATAATAAAGTGCGTATAGAGGGGCAGAGGGTCTTCATAGACGGATATGAAGATCTTGATCTTTGAATATAGGGAATTTGAACTTGGAGGATAAAGGTATGAAGGTTTTGGTTGTAGGCGGAGGCGGCCGTGAGCATGCAATTTGTGAGGCTGTATCCAGAAGTAAGCAGGTTGATAAAATATACTGCGCTCCGGGAAATGGCGGAATTGCAGAGCTTGCAGAATGCGTTCCAATTACTCCAATGGAGTTTGATAAGCTTGTTTCTTTTGCCAAGGAAAAAGAGATAGATCTTACTATAATCGGAATGGACGATCCGCTTGTTGGCGGAATTGTAGATGTGTTTGAAGCAGAGGGACTTAGAGTATTCGGACCTCGAAAGAATGCAGCCATTCTTGAAGGAAGTAAGGCTTTTTCCAAGGATCTTATGAAAAAATATGGCATTCCAACAGCAGCTTATGAGACCTTTGATGATCCACAGGCTGCACTTGAATACCTGGAAAATGCCAAGTTCCCAATTGTTTTAAAGGCTGACGGACTTGCACTTGGCAAGGGAGTTCTGATCTGTCAGAACCTTGAAGAGGCTAGGGACGGCGTCCGTGAGATCATGGAGGACAAGAAGTTCGGAGATGCCGGAAATCATATGGTTATTGAGGAATTTATGACAGGCCGCGAGGTTTCTGTTTTGTCTTTTGTAGATGGTAAAACTTACAAGCTCATGTCATCTGCTCAGGACCACAAGAGAGCAGGGGATGGAGATACAGGCCTTAACACAGGAGGAATGGGTAATTTCTCTCCAAGTCCTTTCTATACCAAAGAGGTAGATGAGTTCTGCCGTAAGAATATTTATGGCAAGACCGTTGAAGCTATGGCAGCAGAAGGCAGAGAATTTAAGGGAGTTATTTTCTTTGGACTTATGTTAACTCCGGATGGACCTAAGGTTTTAGAGTATAATGCAAGATTTGGTGACCCTGAAGCTCAGGTAGTGCTTCCAAGACTAAAAACTGATATAATTGACGTGATGAATGCTTGCATCGATGGCAGGCTTGATGAGATAGACATGGATTTCGAGGACAAGGCAGCTGTATGTGTTGTTCTTGCAAGTGACGGCTATCCTGTCAGCTACGAGAAGGGCAAGCTTATCACGGGGCTTGACAATTTCAAGGGTAAGGATGGATACTATTGTTTCCACGCAGGAACTAAGGCGACTGCTGATGGAATTGTCACAAACGGAGGCAGAGTCCTTGGCATAACTGCTAAGGGCGATACTCTTGCTGAGGCCAGGGCCAAGGCATATGAAGCTACCCAGTGGGTAGACTTCGAAAATAAGTACATGCGTCATGATATAGGAAAGGCTATTGATGACGCCAAGGAGGTATGAATATGAATAAGTTGGGCAGGAAAATAGCGGGTCTTGTGCTTGCTGCAGGGGTTGCTTTATCGGTTTTTGCAGGTACATCACTTGATGCTTATGCTTATACTCAGACAACCGGGAAGGTAACATCAGACAATGTAAAAGTCAGAGAATCTGCCAGCACGACAGCCAAGCAGGTTTCATCTCTTAAAAATGGGGATTCTGTAGACATTGTTGATGAGTCCAAGGATGCATCCGGTTACGTTTGGTACAAGATTTATGTTAACAAGAATGAGTTTGGCTATGTCAGAAGTGATCTTGTCAGCAAGGCTGGCGGATCATCATCAAGCTCAGGAACAACATCCAACAGTTCAGCAGCTTCACTTCCGGAGACTGCAGTAACAGCAGTTGAGCAGAAGTCAGCTACAATTATCACAGATAGTGTTAATGTCCGCAGCGGAGCAGGAACAAGCTATGATTCAGTTGGCAAGGCTACTAAGGGCGAGACAGTAACTATTACCGGAGAAGCTACAGGAACAGATAATAAAACCTGGTATAAAGTTACTTTTGGTGCTAATAGCAAGGAAGGCTTTGTCAGAAGTGACCTTGTAGAAATATCTGAGGCAGTTGCCGTTGAAGTTACAGAAGGCGGAGAGGCACCTGCCGAGGGCGGTGAAAATGCAGAAGTAGCCGAAGGTGGCGAAGCAACAGAAGAAGTAAGCGTAGAAAGCCAGCAGCCTGCAGTAAGTCAGGATCAGGGTGATGGTAAGTATTCACTTAAGTATATTGCAGGCGATGATGGCAACTCTGTTTGGTATCTGTATGATAACGAGGGTGGCTATCGAGTTGTAGTTGATGAACTTATTGCAGCTGCTCAGAGCGCAGAGGCTGTCAATAAGCTTCGCAAGCAGGTTGGCACTTTCAAGAAGGTTGCAATCGCTCTTGGAGCTCTTTCTGTAGTTCTGCTTGCTGCAGTTCTTTTCCTTGTTCTTAAGTTAAGAGACTCTCTTTATTACGAAGAGGAAGAAGAGGAAGAGTATGACAGATACGACAACAGACGAAAGCCTGATAATTCTCCAGCTCGCAGACCATCAAGGGATGAGGATGAAGAGGAATCTGAGAGACCTGTCAGAAGATCTGCTGATAGAGACCGTGAAGTAAGACCTGTCAGAAGAGAGAACAGAGATGTTTCTGAGGCACGTCCTACAAGACGTTCAGTAGAAGAGAGAACAGTAAGACCATCCAGAAGAGATCCTGAGGATGATATGGATGCACGTCCATCCAGAAGAACTGAGAGAAATGAGGATGTGGATGTGGAGAGACCATCCAGAAGATCTATGCGTGATGCAGATGATCGCCCATCCAGAAGAGTTTCTGAGGACAGACAGAGTGCTTCTGCAAAAGAAGAGGCTCCTAAGCGCCGCGCTCGTAACTTTATTGGAGACGATGACGATTTTGAGTTTGAGTTCCTTGATCTTGATGACTAAAGTTTAATAAATTTTTATAAAGAAGTCTTAAGCCTGTGAGAGCAATGCTTTCACAGGCTTTTTCTATTGTGAACGATACCTTGCATAAACTGTAATATTTGTTATACTAAAGATGTCACAGAAAGGAGGGCCAGTATGATCATAGAGATAGATTTTAACAGTGATGAAGCTATTTATGTACAGTTGTGTAACCAGATCATATTGGGCATTGCAACATCCCAGTTCAGAGAGGGAGAGCAGCTTCCCAGCGTGAGACAGCTGGCTGAGACAATTGGTATCAATATGCACACTGTCAACAAGGCGTATTCTATTTTGCAGCAGGAAGGCTTTGTCAAGATTGACAGAAGACGTGGCGCTATAATTGCCATAGATATTGACAGATTGCAGGCTCTTTCGGAGGCCCAGTCAGAACTGGCTGTCGTGCTTGCAAGAGCTATATGTAAGGGAATAGGCAGGGATGATATTCATGCCCTGGTGGACAAGCTGTATGACAATTATGAGCAGAGTATGTAGGAATGCCATATGTCGCATAGCATAAGATAATGACGAAAGGAATAAATGTATGGAATCCAGGTTTACAGTAATGGCGGCAGACGCGCTCAAGCTTGCTAAGCGCACAGCCAGAAGTCTTAAACTCAATTATGTGGGTACAGAGCATATCCTCATGGGTCTTATTTTGGAAGATGGAAGTGTGGCTTCCAGAATCCTTATAGATAATGGAATTGATGAGAACAGGATGATGGATATGATAAGGGATCTTATCGTTCCTGACTCCAGCGTACGTACCCTTGATAAAGATGGTTTTTCTCCAAGAGCTGAGAAGGTTTTGGAGGAAGCACACAGGATGGCAGAACGTTTCCATGCTGACAAGACAGGTACAGAGCATATTCTTCTTGCTCTTATCAGAGAGGGTGAGAATGTAGCTGTCAGACTTATCAGTACGCTCAATGTTCCTGCCCAGAAGATATACGCAGAGACACTTGCTGCCATGGGAGAGGACCCTAACCTTGTTAAGGAGGACCTTGGCAAAAAAGCTGCTCCCAAGTCCGGCAAGAAGGCTTCAATTCTTGCACAGTATAGCCGTGATATGACTGCACTTGCTCTTGAGAATAAGCTTGATCCGGTTATCGGAAGAGAAAGAGAGATAAAGAGAGTTATCCAGATTCTCTCAAGGCGTACCAAGAATAATCCATGTCTTATCGGAGAACCCGGTGTTGGTAAGACTGCTGTAGTAGAGGGACTTGCACAGCGTATTGCAGCCGGTGATGTTCCGCTTACTGTTCAGAATAAGAGACTTGTAACTCTGGACCTTTCAGGAATGATAGCAGGTTCCAAGTACAGAGGCGAATTCGAAGAGAGGATCAAGAAGGTCATCAAAGAGGTTTCCGAGGATGGCAATATTATTCTTTTTGTAGATGAGATGCATACACTTATCGGAGCAGGCGGAGCAGAGGGTGCAATTGATGCTTCCAATATTCTCAAGCCTTCACTTGCAAGAGGCGAGATTCAGATGATTGGTGCAACGACTATTACTGAATATCGCAAATATGTTGAGAAGGATGCAGCTCTTGAGCGTAGATTCCAGCCTGTAAATGTAGATGAACCTACCAAGGAAGAAGCTACTGAAATCCTAAAGGGAATCGTCAGCAAGTATGAGGATCATCACAAGGTTACTATAACACCTGAAGCTATAAAGGCTGCTGTAGATCTTTCAGAGAGATATATCAATGACAGAAACCTGCCTGACAAGGCTATTGATCTTATAGATGAGGCTGCAAGTGCAGTCAGACTCCGCACTATGGGCGTTTCACCCAAGGTGAAGGAAATCGAGGAAACTATCAGAAATACTGATATAGAGATTGAGAATGCTCTCAAGAACAGTGACTTTATCAGGGCCGGAGAGCTTAACAAGCAGCAGAATCAGCTTCTTGGCAAGTTATCAAGGGTCAAGAATGCAGAAAAGAAAAAACAGCTCAGCGCAGGCTTTATCGTTAATGAGAATGATATAGCAGAGGTAGTTGCTGAGTGGACCAGAATTCCGGTTAAGAAGATTGCAGAGAAAGAGTCTGAGAAGCTTCTTAAGCTTGAATCTGTTCTTCATAAGAGGGTGATCGGCCAGGAAGACGCAGTCAAGGCTGTTTCCAAGGCTATCAGGAGAGGAAGAGTAGGCCTTCAGGATCCTAACAGACCTATAGGTTCATTCCTGTTTTTGGGACCTACAGGTGTAGGTAAGACAGAACTTTCCAAGGCACTTGCCGAGGCTATGTTCGGCGATGAGAATGCACTTATCAGAGTTGATATGTCTGAGTATATGGAAGGCCATTCGGTATCCAAGATGATCGGATCACCTCCAGGATACGTTGGATTTGATGATGGAGGACAGCTTTCTGAGAAGGTCAGAAGACATCCTTATTCAGTAATCCTTTTTGACGAGATTGAGAAGGCACATCCTGATATCTTCAATGTGCTTTTACAGGTTCTTGATGATGGACATATCACAGATTCCAAGGGTAGAAAGGTCAGCTTCAAGAATACTATTCTTATCATGACTTCAAATGTTGGAGCTCAGAAGATTGTGGACCCCAAGAAGCTCGGTTTTGGCGCAGGCCAGGATGCCAAGAAAGATTACGAGGACATGAAGTCGGGAGTTATGGAAGAGGTCAAAAAGCTCTTTAAGCCTGAATTCATCAACCGTATTGATGAGATAATGGTATTCCATACTCTGACTGAAAAAGAGATGATGGATATTGTAACTCTTTTGTCTCAGAATCTTAGCAAGAGATGCAAGACTCAGATGGGAATTGATCTGACAATCACACCTGCGGTTAAAAAGTATCTTGTTGCCAAACATTCAGATGCCAAGATGGGTGCAAGACCTCTTAAGAGAGCTATTCAGTCAACTATAGAGGATGCTATGGCTGAGGAGCTTCTGCGTGGTAATATCAAACCTGAGACTGCTGTTACTGTAGGGCTTAAGGATGAGAAGATCATTTTTACCACTAATGAGGGTAAAACATCAGTTAAAAAGGCAAATATCAAGACAACCAAGACTTCCAGAACAGCCAAGGCCAAGGTGAGTGTTTCTACCAAAAAGCCGGCTAAAAAAACTGTAAAAAAGAAGAAGTAAAATTTAAAAATATTTAATTTTAAATACAAGGGTAATGCATTATAATGAAGTTGCATAAATGGACCTGCCATATATCGGGCGCATTTATGCAACGTAGGCATAAAAGTATTTTGATCATTCAGGAGGTTTGATATGGCAGTCGTAGAGGAATTACTCCGCGCCGAGAATGATGGTAGCATCAGCTTTGGTAACTATGAGCTTTCAGAGAAAAAGAAGGTTGAGAACTTCGAACACAATGGAGACCTTCTCAAGGTTAAGACTTTCAAGGATATTACCAAGCTGGAATGTAATGAGAATTTCGTATATGAGTCAGTTCCGGGAACCACAGTACTAGGATTCAAGGATACAGACAAGGGAGTTGAGTTTAGTGTAGAGGGTGCTAGCGATGCACAGATCACACTGGGGCTTTTGGAAAACACAGAATACAGCGTGTTTGTAAATGGTAGCAGTATTGGCAAGATGAGTACTAATCTTGGAGGAAAGCTTAATCTCAGCGTTGAGCTTTCTGCAAATGGTAAAGCTACAGTAAGAGTTGAGAAATAATTGATCTTGTTTATCAAGGAGCTTTCTGCTGAGCCA
The sequence above is a segment of the Butyrivibrio proteoclasticus B316 genome. Coding sequences within it:
- the purE gene encoding 5-(carboxyamino)imidazole ribonucleotide mutase, which produces MAQVGIVMGSDSDMPVMAKAADILDQLGISYEMRIISAHREPDEFFEYARTAEEKGFKVIIAGAGMAAHLPGMCAAIFPMPVIGIPMHTTSLGGRDSLYSIVQMPTGIPVATVAINGGANAGILAAKILATSDAALLQKLKSYTNTLKESVIEKDKRLQETGYKNY
- the purM gene encoding phosphoribosylformylglycinamidine cyclo-ligase, encoding MDYKKAGVDIEAGYKSVELMKEYVKGTMRPEVLGGLGGFSGAFSLSKIKEMEDPVLLSGTDGVGTKIKLAFLLDKHDTIGIDAVAMCVNDVACAGGEPLFFLDYIACGKNIPEKIAAIVKGVAEGCKQSDAALIGGETAEHPDLMPEDEYDVAGFAVGVVDRKDMIDGSTIKDGDVLIGVASTGVHSNGFSLVRKVFEMTKESLDTYYDELGATLGETLLTPTRIYVKMMKSIKNAGVRVKGCSHITGGGFYENIPRMLPDGIKAVVEKNSYDIPPIFTLMQKKGQIEEHMMYNTYNMGLGMVLAVDPADVDKTLDAIKASGDKAWVVGKCVSGDKGVELI
- the purN gene encoding phosphoribosylglycinamide formyltransferase; the encoded protein is MRIAVMVSGGGTNLQAIIDNINSGKITNTEICLVYSNNSNAYALERAKKAGIPTTVISPRDYEQREDFNKALLQLLQDVNPDLIVLAGCLVVIPEMIVEAFPNRIINIHPSLIPSFCGQGYYGIKVHEKAISRGARVSGATVHFVDTGTDTGPIILQKPVMIREDDTPETLQKRIMEEAEWKIMPMAIDLIANNKVRIEGQRVFIDGYEDLDL
- the purD gene encoding phosphoribosylamine--glycine ligase, whose product is MKVLVVGGGGREHAICEAVSRSKQVDKIYCAPGNGGIAELAECVPITPMEFDKLVSFAKEKEIDLTIIGMDDPLVGGIVDVFEAEGLRVFGPRKNAAILEGSKAFSKDLMKKYGIPTAAYETFDDPQAALEYLENAKFPIVLKADGLALGKGVLICQNLEEARDGVREIMEDKKFGDAGNHMVIEEFMTGREVSVLSFVDGKTYKLMSSAQDHKRAGDGDTGLNTGGMGNFSPSPFYTKEVDEFCRKNIYGKTVEAMAAEGREFKGVIFFGLMLTPDGPKVLEYNARFGDPEAQVVLPRLKTDIIDVMNACIDGRLDEIDMDFEDKAAVCVVLASDGYPVSYEKGKLITGLDNFKGKDGYYCFHAGTKATADGIVTNGGRVLGITAKGDTLAEARAKAYEATQWVDFENKYMRHDIGKAIDDAKEV
- a CDS encoding SH3 domain-containing protein → MNKLGRKIAGLVLAAGVALSVFAGTSLDAYAYTQTTGKVTSDNVKVRESASTTAKQVSSLKNGDSVDIVDESKDASGYVWYKIYVNKNEFGYVRSDLVSKAGGSSSSSGTTSNSSAASLPETAVTAVEQKSATIITDSVNVRSGAGTSYDSVGKATKGETVTITGEATGTDNKTWYKVTFGANSKEGFVRSDLVEISEAVAVEVTEGGEAPAEGGENAEVAEGGEATEEVSVESQQPAVSQDQGDGKYSLKYIAGDDGNSVWYLYDNEGGYRVVVDELIAAAQSAEAVNKLRKQVGTFKKVAIALGALSVVLLAAVLFLVLKLRDSLYYEEEEEEEYDRYDNRRKPDNSPARRPSRDEDEEESERPVRRSADRDREVRPVRRENRDVSEARPTRRSVEERTVRPSRRDPEDDMDARPSRRTERNEDVDVERPSRRSMRDADDRPSRRVSEDRQSASAKEEAPKRRARNFIGDDDDFEFEFLDLDD
- a CDS encoding GntR family transcriptional regulator — protein: MIIEIDFNSDEAIYVQLCNQIILGIATSQFREGEQLPSVRQLAETIGINMHTVNKAYSILQQEGFVKIDRRRGAIIAIDIDRLQALSEAQSELAVVLARAICKGIGRDDIHALVDKLYDNYEQSM
- a CDS encoding ATP-dependent Clp protease ATP-binding subunit, with the translated sequence MESRFTVMAADALKLAKRTARSLKLNYVGTEHILMGLILEDGSVASRILIDNGIDENRMMDMIRDLIVPDSSVRTLDKDGFSPRAEKVLEEAHRMAERFHADKTGTEHILLALIREGENVAVRLISTLNVPAQKIYAETLAAMGEDPNLVKEDLGKKAAPKSGKKASILAQYSRDMTALALENKLDPVIGREREIKRVIQILSRRTKNNPCLIGEPGVGKTAVVEGLAQRIAAGDVPLTVQNKRLVTLDLSGMIAGSKYRGEFEERIKKVIKEVSEDGNIILFVDEMHTLIGAGGAEGAIDASNILKPSLARGEIQMIGATTITEYRKYVEKDAALERRFQPVNVDEPTKEEATEILKGIVSKYEDHHKVTITPEAIKAAVDLSERYINDRNLPDKAIDLIDEAASAVRLRTMGVSPKVKEIEETIRNTDIEIENALKNSDFIRAGELNKQQNQLLGKLSRVKNAEKKKQLSAGFIVNENDIAEVVAEWTRIPVKKIAEKESEKLLKLESVLHKRVIGQEDAVKAVSKAIRRGRVGLQDPNRPIGSFLFLGPTGVGKTELSKALAEAMFGDENALIRVDMSEYMEGHSVSKMIGSPPGYVGFDDGGQLSEKVRRHPYSVILFDEIEKAHPDIFNVLLQVLDDGHITDSKGRKVSFKNTILIMTSNVGAQKIVDPKKLGFGAGQDAKKDYEDMKSGVMEEVKKLFKPEFINRIDEIMVFHTLTEKEMMDIVTLLSQNLSKRCKTQMGIDLTITPAVKKYLVAKHSDAKMGARPLKRAIQSTIEDAMAEELLRGNIKPETAVTVGLKDEKIIFTTNEGKTSVKKANIKTTKTSRTAKAKVSVSTKKPAKKTVKKKK